The sequence CCTGGGCGAAGGGCTGGGCGGTGGCCCAGTCCCGCGAGCGGGGGGTCTGCTCCTGGGCTGGCCAGAGCCTGACCAGCAGGGCCTCGCCAGCTTCGGCCTGGGGCAGGCGGATGCTGCTGGCCTCCCCCTCGCTGAGGATCAGCAGCCGATCCACCAGCAGCCGGTTGCGGCGACTGAGGGCGTCTGGATCGTCGCTGACGATCACCTCGGGACGGCCTGTGCGGGTGGCCTCCACCAGCCGGGCGTGCAGGGCGGCTTCGGGGTCGTCGTCAGCTTCGGAGGGTCCGCTGATGCTGAGGTCGTCGAGGCCGTTGAGGCCCTGGCTGAGCTGGCGCAGCTGCTCCGGCAGCAGGCGCCGCACTGCCGTGGTCAGGGGCGAGCCGGGGCAGGCGTCGTGGATCACGATCGTCTGCAGCGGCATGCGGCCGGGGTCGCGGCCCACGGAGGCGGCCTCGGCCAGGGCCGTGATGAAGCGGGATGGCACCCCGGGCTCGCACTCCAGCAGCTGTTTGAGCTGGTCGCCGTCGAACTGCAGCACCTGAACCGCCGTGAGGGCCAGGGCTGAGGCGGAGCGGGGCTCCCCGCTGAGGGGGCCGTAGTCCCCCACCAGCTCCCCGGGCACCACCTTGCGGAAGAAGCCCTCCGGCTGGCCCGGCGGCCCGGTGTGCAGCCCCACCACCCCCGTGAGCACCAGATAGGCGTGGTCGCCGGGATCACCCTGGCGAAACAGGAGCTCTCCCTCCTCGATGGCCAGCTGGGTTGGGCCCAGGGCGGTGATGCAGCTGGGATCGAGGCCCGCCAGCACCCCTGAGCCGGCGAGGGCCCTGGCCAGCAGGGCATGAAGCGCTTGTGTCATGGGGGTGTCGATCAGGCTGGCCCGGCCAGCCGCGTGGGTTGGGGCAGATTGAGCTGCTGCTGCAGCACCCCCAGCTTGAGGGCCACCTCCTGCAGCTCCCGGTCCACCGCCGAACCCGGCACCAGCCCGGCACCGGCGGTGAGCTCCAGCTGGCGGCCCTCCACCGTGCCGCTGCGGATCGCCACCCGCAGGTCGAGGTCGCCGGCGCTGTCGATCCAGCCGATCGGGGCGGCGTAGTGGCCCCGCTCAAAGGGCTCCAGGTTGCGCAGCCAGGCCATGGCCTCGCGGCGCGGCAGGCCCGCCACCGCCGGCGTCGGGTGCAGGGCGGCGGCGATGGCCAGGGGTTGCTGCCGTCCCAGGCAGGCGCTGATCGGGCTGTGCAGATGCACCAGCTGGCCGTGGCGGGCCAGGCGGGGATGCCGAGGCCGCCGCGGGTTCAGGCCGGCCCGGCTGAGCACGGCGGTGATCGTGTCCACCACGAGCTCGTGTTCGAGGCGGTCCTTGGTGGAGTGCAGCAGGCTGGCGGCCCGTTTATCGGCGGGCGCTGTGCCGGCCAGGGCATCGCTGCGCAGCTGGCCCTGGCGCACGGTGAGCAGCCGCTCCGGCGAGGCGCCGATCAGGGCCGATCCGGCGCAGCGCTGCCAGAGCAGCCGGCAGCTGCCGCCCTGGTGGCGGCGCAGGGGGGCGAGCAGGCCCAGGGGATCGGGCTGGGCGCTGAGGGTGAGCTGCTGGCGCACGGCCAGCACCAGCTTCTGCAGGGCGCCGCCCTCCACCAGCTCCAGGGCCTGGGCCGCCGCCTGGCGGTAGTTCTCCTGCCAGGGCGTGCGCAGGGCCACCGCCACCGTGGCGCTGGCCGCCGAGGCGTGGCTGTGGCGCTCCAGCTGGCGGGCCTTCTCCCAGAGCTCCTCGGCCAGGCTGCGGGCCGTGACGCCGCCGCCCAGGGGCCGCTGCAGCCGCAGCCAGCAGTGCTGGCCATGGCGGCTCAGCTGCCAGCGGGGCAGCACGGCCTGCACCCCCGGGATCGCGGCGACGCTGGTGTCCAGGGGGGCGTCGAAGAAGCCGAAGGCCAGCAGCACCCTGGGCCTGGCCAGGGGCGGACAGGCAACCTGGGCCCCGGCCAGCCGATTGAGGCTGGCGCTGGCGAAGCGCTGGGCCAGCTCGAAGCGCCGCGGACCGCTCAGCTCCAGGCTGTTGGTGCGGCCGCTGGCGGCGATGCAGAGCCCCGGGGCGCCGTCCCAGAGGAAGCGGAAGCTGTCGCCGCCCTCCAGGTGGGGCAGCAGGGCCATCGGATCCCCCGGGGCGATCGCCATGGCCAGGCTGAGCACGCCCTCCTCGTCCGCCTGGCGGGCGCCCTCGCTGGCCAGGGCCAGCAGATCGGTGAAGGAATCAGGAGCCGGCAACGGCTGGGGCCCGGGGCGCCGCGAAGAGCTGCTCAAATGTATGGGTCCTGTCGCGGTTGCCGCCCCCGGTCCCCATGCCTGAGCCCGAGGTCGTCGCAAGCCGTTACGCCGCAGCGCCCGGGTCCGTGGCGGCACTGGGTGCCGTGGGTTCAGGGCAGGCGGCGGGCGCGGCCGAGCAGCGGCGCCTCCTCTGGCGCTCGGCGATCAAGTGGCCCATGTATGCCGTGGCGGTGATGCCGGCGCTGCTGGCGGCCGGCTGGCGCTGGGGGCAGGGCGAGGTGCTGCGCCTCGACCAGCTGCTGCTGTTCCTGCTGGCGGCCGTGCTGCTGCTGGCCTGGGAAAACCTCGCCAACGACGTCCATGACGCCGAGACCGGCGTGGACACCCACGGCAAGCCCCACTCCCTGGTGAACCTCACCGGCCGCCGCGCCACGGTGGCCCGCTGGGCCCGGACTGCTCTGGTGGCCGGGCTGCTGCTGATGGCCCTGGTGGCCTGGCGCAGCACGCCGCTGGTGCTGGCGCTGGTGCTGGGCTGCTGCGCCCTCGGCTACCTGTACCAGGGCCCGCCCTTTCGCCTCGGTTATCACGGTCTGGGGGAGCCGCTGTGCTGGCTGGCCTTCGGGCCCCTGGCCACGGCGGCGGCGCTGCTGGCCCTGGGCCCCGCCGCCAGCACCATCCCCTGGCGCACCGCCCTGCTGCTGGGCAGTGGAGCGGCCGTGGCCACCACCCTGGTGCTGTTCTGCTCCCACTTCCATCAGGTGGAGGAGGATGCGGATCACGGCAAGCGCTCCCCGGTGGTGCAGCTGGGCACCGCCACCGCTGCGGGCCTGGTGCCCTGGTTCGTGGCCCTCACCCTGGCGCTGCAGTGGGCGCCGGTGTTGCTGGGCCACTGGCCCCTCACCGCCCTGCTCGGCGGGCTGGCGCTGGCCCCAGGCCGCCAGCTGATCGGTCTGCTCCAACAGCAGCACGACAGCCCCAGTGCGATTGCGGGCAGCAAGTTTCTGGCCCTCCGCTTCCAGACCTTCAACGGCCTCGGCCTGGCTCTGGGTCTGGCCCTCGGGCGCTGGCTCTGAAGGCCATGGCCCAGCCTCCCCTCCTGGGTGAAACGTCGGCGGCCCAGGTGCTCAGCCTGGAGTGGCGGCCGTTCCGGGCGCCGCTGCCCCGGCCGCTGCGCACCGCCCGCGGCTGCATCGAGGTGAAACAGGGCTGGTTGCTGCGCCTGGAGGCCCCCCGCCATGGCGCCGTGGGCTGGGGCGAGGCGGCGCTGCTGGAGGGCGATTCCCGCAGCCTTGATCAGGCAATCGCAGCCCTCCCCCCCGAGAGCGACCGCGCCGCTCTGGAAGACCTGCTGGCCCGGCCCGGCTGCCCGCGCTGTCTGGCCTTCGCCCTGGGGGCTGCCCTGGCGGAGCTCGACGGCCTGCCCGAGGGGCGCTGGCTGGACGCCCCCGCCGGGGCGGCGCTGCTGCCGGCCGGCGAGGCGGCCCTGGCCGAACTGGAGCGTCTGCTGGCCGAGGGCTCCTGCCCTGATCCGCTGGTGTTGAAGTGGAAGGTGGCCGCCGAGCCCGATCAGCTGGAGCGCCGCCTGCTGGAGCAGCTGCTGGAGCGCCTGCCCGCCTCGGCCCGTCTGCGCCTCGATGCCAACGGGGGCTGGACCCGGGCCACTGCCTGGACCTGGGCGGAACGGCTGCGGCAGGAGCCACGGCTGGAGTGGCTGGAGCAGCCCCTGCCCCCTGCCGATCGGGAGGGGCTGGAGCTGCTGGTCCGCCAGCTGCCGGTGGCCCTGGATGAGTCGCTGGAGTGCCACCCCGAACTCGCGGGTTACTGGCCCTCCTGGCAGGTGCGGCGTCCCAGCCAGGAGGGCGACCCAAGGCCCTTGCTGGCCGCACTGGAGCGGGGCAGCTCCTTCCTGATGCTGAGCAGCGGCTTTGAAACCGGCATCGGCCGCCGCTGGCTGGAGCACCTCGCTGCCCTGCAGTGGCGCGGCCCCACCCCGGTGGCCCCTGGCCTGGCCAGGGCCTGGCAGCCCCTGGGCAGCCTGGGCTCGACAAGCCCGGAGGCGGTGTGGCGGGCGGCCCTGTGAGGCCCGAGCAACCCCTGGGGCCAGAGCAGCTGGAGGCGGCCTGGCGTCGCGGTGAGCTGGTGGCCCTGGCCGGCCCCCAGGAGCAGCAGGCGCTGGCCCTGGCGCTCGGGGCGGCGGGGGTCAGGACGCTGCATCAGCTGGCGGAGCGCTGGGGGGCCGGGGTGGTGCTGGGCAGCGGCGGCAGCCGTGGCCCGGGCGGGCGGCGCTGGTGCCTGCAACCGCTCGCCCACCTGGAGGCCTCAGCCGCGGCCACGGGCCGCTGGCTGGAGGGGATCGGCCTCGACCCCGCCGCCTGCGTGCACCTCAACCCCCTGCCCAGCCACCACGTGAGCGGCCTGCTGCCCTGGCTGCGCTCGCGTCGCTGGGGCTGCGCCCACCGGCAGATTTCCTCCGCACTGATGCGCCAGCCCCAGGCCCTGGCCGCCCATCTGCCCATCGCGACGCAGTCGCCGGCCCTGCTGTCGCTGGTGCCCACCCAGCTGGCCCGTCTGCTGGCCGACCCGGCCGGGCTGGCCTGGCTGCAGCGTCTGGCGGTGATCTGGGTGGGTGGCGCGCCGCTGCCGCCGGCCCTGGCTCAGAAGGCCCGCCAGGCCGGTCTGCGGCTGGCCCCCTGCTATGGCGCCACCGAGACCGCCGCCATGGTCGCCGCCCTGGATCCCGAAGCGTTCCTGGCCGGCGCGGTGGGCTGCGGCCCGCCCCTGGAGGGGGTGGAGCTGCGTCTGGCGGCGCAGCAGGGCGCCCTGGAGATGCGCTGCTGCAGGCTCAGCCCGGGCTATCTGGGCGCGGGCGTGCTGCAGCCGCTGCCGCTGGCGGCGGGGGGCTGGTGGCGCAGCGGCGATGCCGCCCGGCTGGGCGGGGCTGGCCTGCAGGTGCTGGGGCGGCTGGATGGCGCCATCCACAGCGGCGGCGAAACGGTGTTTCCCGAACAGCTGGAGGCGAGGTTGCGGGCCCTCGCCGCCAGCACGAACCTGCCGCTGAGGGAGGTGCTGCTGCTGGCGGTGGACGATCCGCTCTGGGGCCAGCGCCTGGTGGCCCTGGTGCGGGCTCAGCCCGCGGCGCATGGCCCTGCCCTGCTGGCCCAGCTGCAGGCCGCCGTGGCCGCCTGGCCCCCTGCCGAACGGCCTCGAACCTGGCAGCTCTGCACCACGCTGGCACCCACGGCCCTGGGCAAGTGGCCCCGGGCCCGTTGGCAGCGCTGGCTCGAATCGCTAGAAGCGGGGGACGACCCCATCGCCTGTCACCCCCGCAATGACCACCCTGAGTGATGCCGAGCTGAGCAACAAGAAACTGGCTGTGGGCCTCACCGGGATCTTCCTGGGCGCCTTTGGCGTACACAAATTCATCCTTGGCTACACCAAGGCAGGCATCATCATGCTCGTGGTGTCCCTGGCCGGGGGCTTGGTCACCTGTGGCATCGCCAGTTTCGTGATGGGGGTGATCGGGCTGATCGAGGGGATCCTCTACCTCACCAAGACCAACGAGGAGTTCCAGGTCACCTACATCGATGCCGTCAAGGACTGGTTCTGATGGCGGCTCCAGCCAAACCGGCCCGGCGCTTCAGCGGGCTGATCCTGCTGGCTGCGGCCGGCATCAGCGTTGGGGCCTTCGGCTCCATTCCCCAGGACGGCTCTCTGCACCTCCTCGCCGTGCTGGCCAGCCTGCTGCCCCTGCAGCTGGCCGCTCTGTACTGGGCTACAGCGGCTGCACCCCCCCCAGGCTCGAGGCCTCCAGCCAGCGATTGAGCGCCGCCGGCAAGGGGCAGCGCCGGCGGCTTGTTGTTTCGATCGCCACGTGGCAGGTGAGCCCCCGGGCCACGGAATCGCCGTTGCAGCAGAAGCTGTAACCCACTTCGAAGCGGCCTGGATCGAGCCGTCGCGGCTTCAGGGCGATCGCCAGCCCATCGCCGCACCCCAGGGGACGCAGGAAATCGGCTTGGCAGTGCACGATCGGCAGGGCCACGGCCAGGGAGCTGCCGGGGGTGGGGAACACCTCCGCCGCCGCCACGCCGAAGCGCTCCAGGCTCTGCTCATAGGCCTCATGGCACCAGCCCAGCAGGCGCTGGAAGTGCATCACCCCGGCGGCGTCGGTGTCCCCGAAGCGCACCGTGCGGCTGAGCTGCAACCAATGGGAGGGTTCCATGACGCCGGGCGGTGGTCACCCCAGCGTTTTAGTCCCGCCAGGGGTTCGTACAGTCGCCACAGTGCGCCTCCAAGCCCTTGGCTTCCCCCGCCGCCACAGAACAGCCCACCCTGATCCGTGCCTGGGAAGCCTTCCTGGCCCATGTGCCCACGATGCTGCTGATCTGGGTGGCCACGGCGGTGATCAGTGGGGTGGGGGTGGCGATCTATCTGATCGTCAACCTGATCGTGTTCGCCGCGGCCGGCGGCGAGGACATGTCCGATGCCGCTGCCGGAACGGCGCTGGTCGTGGGCCAGCTGGGTCAGCTGCCCTTCTCGATCCTCTCCAGCCTGGTGGGCGTGCTGTTCACCGCCGTCCCGGCCATTCACTACGCCACGGGAGACACCATCGGCATCGAGGCGGCGTTCCAGGCCCTGTGGGCCCGCCCCTGGCGCTATCTGCTGGCGGGTGTGCTGTTCACCGTTGCCGTGGTGATCGGCCTGCTGCTGTGCGTCTTGCCCGGGATTGCCGTGGCCCTGGTGGGACCCGTGTACGTCAACAAGGTGTTCAACACCGACCTGCCGGTGCTCGATGCCCTGCGGACTTCGTTTCAGGCCGTCTACCGCTCCCAGCGGGGCTGGGAATTCGTGGGGATCGAGATCCTCACGGGCCTGGTCGTCGCCGTTGTGTCCGTGGCCACCTGCGGCCTGGGGGCCCTGGTGGCAGTTCCCGTCTCCAGCTTCTACATCCAGAACGTGGCCTATCACCGGGGCGTGCTGAGCTGAGGGGCGCGTCTCATGGGCTGGGGAAGGCTGGGATCCCCAGGCGGTAGTGCAGCACCATCCGCACCCCCCAGTAGCCCAGCAGCAGGGCGATGCCGGCGCCCCCCTGCCAGGGTCTGAGCCTGAGGCCGCCAGGCCAGAGCCGTCGCTGCCGGATCGCCTGCAGCGACCACACCAGCAGGGCTCCGGCCACGAGCGGTCCGAAGGCATGCTGCGCCAGGGCCTCCGACCAGTTCCCCTGCAGGCTGGAGCTGGTGGCGCGGGTGAGGAAGCAGCTGGGGCAAGGAAGTCCCGTGAGGGCTCGCAGCGGGCAGGGCCAACCCGGTAGGGAGGGATGGAGGCCCTTGAACCAGAGGTAGCCGGTGAGGCCGGCGGGCAGGAGAAAGCCGGCCCGTTGCAGTTGGCTCAGGAAGCGGCGGCGCGGGCTTCGGGACGCTCCGAGTTCAGCGATCGACCGATCCCATGATCACGTCGATGGAGCCGAGGATGGCCATGATGTCGGCCACCTTGGCGCCCTTGAGGATGTGGGGCAGGATCTGCAGGTTGTTCTGGTCGGCGGCGCGGATCTTGAAGCGCCAGGGGGTGACGTCGTCGTTGCCCTGGATGAACACGCCGATCTCGCCCTTGCCGGATTCCAGCCGGGTGTAGAGCTCGCCGGAGGGGATCTTGAAGGTGGGGGCCACCTTCTTCGCCACGTACTGGTAGTCGAAGCCGCTGGCCTCGCCACCCTTGCCCTCGGCCATGCGCCTGGCCTCCAGGTTTTCGGTGGGGCCGCCGGGGATCATGGCGCAGGCCTGGCGCAGGATCTTCAGCGACTCGCGCATCTCCTGCACCCGCACCCGGTAGCGCGCGAAGCAGTCACCCTCCTGGGCCGTCACCACCGACCAGTCGAAATCGTCGTAGCACTCGTAGTGATCCACCTTGCGGAGATCCCAGGGCACGCCGGAAGCCCTCAGCATCGGCCCCGAGAGGCTCCAGTTGATCGCCTGCTCACGCGTGATCGCCCCCAGCCCCTCGATGCGCTTGCGAAAGATCGGGTTGTTGGTGATCAGTTTCTCGTATTCGTCGATCTTGGGGCCGAACCAGTCGCAGAAGTCGAGGCACTTCTCCAGCCAGCCGTAGGGCAGATCGGCGGCCACTCCGCCGATGCGGAAGTAGTTGTTGTTGATCAGCCGCTGGCCGGTGGCCGCTTCCCAGAGGTCGTAGATCATCTCCCGCTCGCGGAAGATGTAGAAGAACGGTGTCTGGGCGCCCACATCAGCCAGGAAGGGTCCAAGCCAGAGCAGGTGGTTGGCGATGCGGTTGAGCTCCAGCATCAGCACCCGGATGTAGCTGGCGCGCCGGGGCACCGGCACATTGGCCAGCCGCTCGGGAGCGTTGACCACGATCGCCTCGTAGAACATGCCGGCCGCATAGTCCATGCGGCTCACGTAGGGCACGAACATCACATTCGTGCGGTTTTCGGCGATCTTCTCCATGCCGCGGTGCAGGTAGCCGATCACCGGCTCGCAGTCCACCACGTCCTCGCCGTCGAGGGTCACCACCAGCCGCAACACCCCGTGCATCGAAGGGTGATGGGGGCCGAAGTTGACCACCATCGGCTCCGTGCGCGTTTCCAGCTGCGTCATGGGGCCGGGGGGCGGAGGAAGAGTGTCGGGATCTTAGGAAGGTTTGGCGCCCCGCTTTGTTCCCCTGCCACCTGAGCTGCCCCCCGATCCGCCCGGGTTTGAGCACCGGCCCGTGCTGGCGGCAGAGGTGCTGGCGGGGTTCGAGCCCCTGGGGGAGCTGCTGGGGCAGCATCCCGGTGGTGGCCTGCTGATCGACTGCACCCTCGGCGGCGGCGGCCACAGCGCCCTGCTGCTGGAGGCCCATCCCGGCCTGCGCCTGATCGGGCTGGACCAGGACCCGAGCGCCCGCGCCGCCGCCGCCGAGCGCCTCGCCCCCTTCGGAAACCGGGTGGAGATCGTGGCCACCAACTTCGCCGACTACCGCCCGCCCGCACCCGCCCTGGCGGTGCTGGCCGATCTCGGCGTCAGCAGCCCCCAGCTGGACGTGGCTGAGCGGGGTTTCAGCTTCCGCAGCGAGGGTCCCCTCGACATGCGCATGAACCCCGGCGACGGGGAAACGGCCGCCGCTCTTCTGGATCGCCTCGACGAGGGCGCCCTGGCCGATCTGATCTATGGCTACGGCGAGGAGCGGCTGTCGCGGCGCATCGCCCGCCGCATCAAGGAGCAGGGGCCGTGGGACGACCCGCGCCAGCCGCGCACCACCGCTGAGCTGGCCTGGCTGGTGGGGGGCTGCTACCCGCCGGCGGCCCGCCGGGGTCGGCTGCATCCGGCGACCCGCACCTTTCAGGCCCTGCGCATCGCCGTCAATGATGAGCTCGGGGTGCTCGAGCGCTGGCTGGAGCAGGTGCCCCATTGGCTGCTGCCGGGAGGGCTGCTGGCGGTGATCAGTTTTCACTCCCTCGAAGACCGCCGGGTCAAGACGGCCTTCCGCACTGATCCGCTGCTGGAGCGGATCAGCCGCAAGCCGCTGGTGGCCAGTGCCGAGGAGGCCGAGGCCAATCCCCGCAGCCGTTCGGCCAAGGCCCGCCTGGCGCGCCGGCGGCCATGAGTGGTTTCGCGGTGACAGGGGTCACGTTGCCTGCGCTCACCCTGGTGGATGGCCTCTGGTGGGCCGCCCTGGTGATCCAGCTGCTGGCCATTCCCGGCACTCTGCTGCCCCTGCTGCCCGGCCTGGCGCTGTTGCCCCTGGGGGCTGGGCTGTGGGTCTGGGCGGTGGGCTGGAGCACCGCCTGGCCGCCCTTCGCCCTGGCCTGCCTGCTGCTGCTGCTGGGCTGGGGCGCCGACGCCCTGGGGCTGGTGCTGGGGCCGGCGCGGCTGAAGGCCACCCGCTGGGCCTACATCGGCGCCGGGCTCGGCCTGCTGGTGGGGCTGCTGGGCCTGCTGCCGGCCCTGCCCGTGGGCGGCCCGCTGCTGGGGGCCCTGCTGGGCCCGCTGCTCGGGGCCAGCCTCGGGGAGCTGATCACGGCCCCCACGGCCCTGGGGCCGATCGGGCTGCTGCGGCTGCGGCGATCCCTGGTGGTGGGCCTGGCCGTGGTGGCCGGGATGCTGGTGATCAAGGTGGCCCAGGCCCTGCTGGCCCTGGTGGGCGCCGCCGGCTTTGTGCTGCTCACCAGCCTGCGGGTTTGAGCAGCCCGGTGCGGTCTTCGCCACCGAACAGTGCCCGTCAGGGGCGCAGCTGGCGCAGCGCCGCCTCCACGCTGGCCACGGCCCGTTCGATCTCCGCCGCACCGGTGCTGCGGCCGAGCCCGAAGCGGATCGAGGCGGCGGCCTCGCTGCGGCTGCGGCCCAGGGCCGCCAGCACGTGGGAGGGGGACCCCTGGCTGCAGGCCGAGCCGCTGCTCACGGCGATGCTCCGGCGCAGCAGCCGGTGCAGGGCGGCGCCGTCCACCCCGCCCACCGTGACGTTGAGGTTGTGGGCCAGACGCGGCGCAGCGGCCCCGTTCAGCGTGATGCCCCCCAGCGCCAGCAGCTCCTGGCGCAGTTGATCGCGCAGGCTGCCGAGCCGCGCTGCCCGTTCCTGCTGATCGGCGACGGCCCGGCTGAGGGCTTCCCCGAGGCCCACCACCAGCGGCACGGCCACGGTGCCGGCGCGCCGCTGCTGCTCCTGGCCGCCGCCGTGCAACTGGGCCGCCAGCGCCACCCCCTGACGCACCAGCAGGGCCCCCACCCCCTTGGGCCCGTAGCACTTGTGGCCGCTGAGGCTGAGCAGATCCACCCCCTGCTCCGCCATCGCCAGCGGGATGTGGCCTGCGGCCTGGGCGGCATCCACATGCAGCAGCACGCCGTGGTGGTGGCAGTGGGCCGCGATGGTGCTGATCGGCTGCAGCACGCCGATCTCGTTGTTGGCCGCCATCACGGAGGCCAGCAGCACATCCGGGCCCAGGGCCGCCGCCAGCAGCTCCTCCTGCACCAGGCCGCCGGAGTCCACCGGCAGCACCGTGAGTGGGAAGCCGTGGCGCTCGAGGTAGCGCAGCGGATCCAGCACGGCCCGGTGCTCGGTGGCCAGGGTCAGCAGCCGCCGCCGCTCGCCGCCCTGGGCCAGGGCCGCCTCGCAGACCCCCTTGAGGGCCAGGTTGTTGGCCTCGGTGGCGCCGCTGGTGAACACCACGTCGCCGGGCTCAGCCCCGAGGGCCGCGGCCACCTGGGCCCGAGCCCGCTCCACGGCCGCAGCCGCCGTCAGGGACTCGCGGTGCAGGCGGCTGGAGGGGTTGGCGCAGTGCTCCCGCCACCAGGGCTCCATGGCGTTCAGCACCGCCGGATCGCAGGGGGTGCTGGCTTGGTGGTCGAGATAGGCGAGCATGGGGAGCCGAGCCGCCCACCATGCTGCCAACGACGTGGGGGCCCTGGGCCCTGGCGGCCACCGGCCTTGCCCTCCTGAGCAGCATGTTGCCGCCGCCGCCGGCGGCAGAGGCCCAGGCCACGGCGGTGGAGCGGCCGCCGGGGCTGGTGGTGCTCGATGAGCGGCCCCGTCCGGAGGGGATGCTGGTGCTTGGGGTCTACGGTCCCAAGCCCGATGCCACCATCGCGGGCCTCTGGCGGATGCAGCTCTGGCGGCAGCTGGGGCCGGATGTGTCGATCCAGACGGACACCGTGCGCTGCGACAAAGAGGAGCCGATGTGGATCACCGAGGACGGGGGGCGGCTGGTGATCCGCTCCCTCAACCCCGGCGGCGTGATCACCCCCGCCAATCGGGTGGATCACCTGGTGTGGTGGGCGGTCTGCCATCCGGAGCAGGCGGGCCGCGACCCTGCTGAGCTCAAGGCCACCGCTCTGGAGCTGGGCTACAGCACCACGTTGCGGGAATCCGAGCAGGTGCTGCCTGGACGACCCCGCTGAGGCTCTGCAGACTGCACGGCATGAGCACCGACCCCCTCGCAGCGCCCGCCTCCCCTGACCCCGGGCCCGACCCCAGCACCGCCGAGACCCCCCCGGCGCCGGCGCGTCTGCTGCTTGTCGACGACGAGCCGGGCCTGCGCACGGCCGTGCAGGCCTACCTGGAGGACGAGGGCTTCGCGGTGACCACCGCCGCCGACGGCGAGGAGGGCTGGGAGAAGGCCCAGGAGCTGCTGCCCGACGTGGTGATCAGCGACGTGATGATGCCCCGCTGCGACGGCTACGGCCTGCTCAGCAAGCTGCGTGCCGATGAGCGCCTCGGCGGCACCCCGGTGATCTTCCTCACCGCCAAGGGCATGACCGCTGACCGCATCGCCGGCTTCCAGGCCGGCTGCGACGACTACATCCCCAAGCCCTTCGATCCCGACGAGCTGGTGGCCCGGGTGCGCAATGCCGTGCGCCGGCAGGAGCGGCTGCTGGCCGAGGCCGCCCGCTTCGCCGATGCCGACATCGGCCAGATGGCCAAGCAGATCACCGAGATCCGCTCGCTGCTGGCCAGCGGCGGCCAGGCGAAATCCTCCCCGGGCAGCAGCGACCTGGTGTTCACCCCCCGGGAGGCCTCGGTGCTGCAACTGGTGGCGGAGGGCCTGATGAACAAGCAGATCGCCCGGCGATTGGAAACCTCGATCCGCAACGTGGAGAAGTACGTGAGCCGCCTGTTCATCAAGACCGGCACCGCCAGCCGCACTGAGCTGGTGCGCTACGCCCTGGAACATGGCCTGGTGGAGTGAAGCCTGAAGGGCGACCCGGAGCGTGGCTGCCGGTCGCCCTCAACCAGGGGCACGCCTATCGCGACCGGGTACGGCCGGCCGACCTGGTGAATCCGTCTGGCGACCCCCTGCACCAACCCAGCCTCAGCGGCTTTTACGCCCGCCGCTACCCCCATTCCTCCCGGGCCCTGTGGCGGCAGCGGCTCGCCGCCGGGGAGATCTGCAGGAACGGCCAGTGCCTCCAGGCCGATGGGCCTCTGGCCCCGGGGGATCGGCTGGTGTGGCATCGGCCCCCCTGGCAGGAGGCCGCCGTGCCGGGGTTGCCCAGCCCCC is a genomic window of Cyanobium sp. NS01 containing:
- a CDS encoding AMP-binding protein; its protein translation is MAGGPVRPEQPLGPEQLEAAWRRGELVALAGPQEQQALALALGAAGVRTLHQLAERWGAGVVLGSGGSRGPGGRRWCLQPLAHLEASAAATGRWLEGIGLDPAACVHLNPLPSHHVSGLLPWLRSRRWGCAHRQISSALMRQPQALAAHLPIATQSPALLSLVPTQLARLLADPAGLAWLQRLAVIWVGGAPLPPALAQKARQAGLRLAPCYGATETAAMVAALDPEAFLAGAVGCGPPLEGVELRLAAQQGALEMRCCRLSPGYLGAGVLQPLPLAAGGWWRSGDAARLGGAGLQVLGRLDGAIHSGGETVFPEQLEARLRALAASTNLPLREVLLLAVDDPLWGQRLVALVRAQPAAHGPALLAQLQAAVAAWPPAERPRTWQLCTTLAPTALGKWPRARWQRWLESLEAGDDPIACHPRNDHPE
- a CDS encoding enolase C-terminal domain-like protein gives rise to the protein MAQPPLLGETSAAQVLSLEWRPFRAPLPRPLRTARGCIEVKQGWLLRLEAPRHGAVGWGEAALLEGDSRSLDQAIAALPPESDRAALEDLLARPGCPRCLAFALGAALAELDGLPEGRWLDAPAGAALLPAGEAALAELERLLAEGSCPDPLVLKWKVAAEPDQLERRLLEQLLERLPASARLRLDANGGWTRATAWTWAERLRQEPRLEWLEQPLPPADREGLELLVRQLPVALDESLECHPELAGYWPSWQVRRPSQEGDPRPLLAALERGSSFLMLSSGFETGIGRRWLEHLAALQWRGPTPVAPGLARAWQPLGSLGSTSPEAVWRAAL
- a CDS encoding isochorismate synthase MenF — translated: MSSSSRRPGPQPLPAPDSFTDLLALASEGARQADEEGVLSLAMAIAPGDPMALLPHLEGGDSFRFLWDGAPGLCIAASGRTNSLELSGPRRFELAQRFASASLNRLAGAQVACPPLARPRVLLAFGFFDAPLDTSVAAIPGVQAVLPRWQLSRHGQHCWLRLQRPLGGGVTARSLAEELWEKARQLERHSHASAASATVAVALRTPWQENYRQAAAQALELVEGGALQKLVLAVRQQLTLSAQPDPLGLLAPLRRHQGGSCRLLWQRCAGSALIGASPERLLTVRQGQLRSDALAGTAPADKRAASLLHSTKDRLEHELVVDTITAVLSRAGLNPRRPRHPRLARHGQLVHLHSPISACLGRQQPLAIAAALHPTPAVAGLPRREAMAWLRNLEPFERGHYAAPIGWIDSAGDLDLRVAIRSGTVEGRQLELTAGAGLVPGSAVDRELQEVALKLGVLQQQLNLPQPTRLAGPA
- a CDS encoding DUF2752 domain-containing protein produces the protein MAELGASRSPRRRFLSQLQRAGFLLPAGLTGYLWFKGLHPSLPGWPCPLRALTGLPCPSCFLTRATSSSLQGNWSEALAQHAFGPLVAGALLVWSLQAIRQRRLWPGGLRLRPWQGGAGIALLLGYWGVRMVLHYRLGIPAFPSP
- the menA gene encoding 2-carboxy-1,4-naphthoquinone phytyltransferase, which encodes MPEPEVVASRYAAAPGSVAALGAVGSGQAAGAAEQRRLLWRSAIKWPMYAVAVMPALLAAGWRWGQGEVLRLDQLLLFLLAAVLLLAWENLANDVHDAETGVDTHGKPHSLVNLTGRRATVARWARTALVAGLLLMALVAWRSTPLVLALVLGCCALGYLYQGPPFRLGYHGLGEPLCWLAFGPLATAAALLALGPAASTIPWRTALLLGSGAAVATTLVLFCSHFHQVEEDADHGKRSPVVQLGTATAAGLVPWFVALTLALQWAPVLLGHWPLTALLGGLALAPGRQLIGLLQQQHDSPSAIAGSKFLALRFQTFNGLGLALGLALGRWL
- a CDS encoding NAD(P)H-quinone oxidoreductase subunit H; the encoded protein is MTQLETRTEPMVVNFGPHHPSMHGVLRLVVTLDGEDVVDCEPVIGYLHRGMEKIAENRTNVMFVPYVSRMDYAAGMFYEAIVVNAPERLANVPVPRRASYIRVLMLELNRIANHLLWLGPFLADVGAQTPFFYIFREREMIYDLWEAATGQRLINNNYFRIGGVAADLPYGWLEKCLDFCDWFGPKIDEYEKLITNNPIFRKRIEGLGAITREQAINWSLSGPMLRASGVPWDLRKVDHYECYDDFDWSVVTAQEGDCFARYRVRVQEMRESLKILRQACAMIPGGPTENLEARRMAEGKGGEASGFDYQYVAKKVAPTFKIPSGELYTRLESGKGEIGVFIQGNDDVTPWRFKIRAADQNNLQILPHILKGAKVADIMAILGSIDVIMGSVDR
- a CDS encoding TM2 domain-containing protein, with translation MTTLSDAELSNKKLAVGLTGIFLGAFGVHKFILGYTKAGIIMLVVSLAGGLVTCGIASFVMGVIGLIEGILYLTKTNEEFQVTYIDAVKDWF
- a CDS encoding thioesterase family protein, with amino-acid sequence MEPSHWLQLSRTVRFGDTDAAGVMHFQRLLGWCHEAYEQSLERFGVAAAEVFPTPGSSLAVALPIVHCQADFLRPLGCGDGLAIALKPRRLDPGRFEVGYSFCCNGDSVARGLTCHVAIETTSRRRCPLPAALNRWLEASSLGGVQPL